In one window of Ignatzschineria indica DNA:
- a CDS encoding capsule biosynthesis protein — MVSEKDQQEQHWELLHYWEEFLESSERILFLQGPIGPYFWHLKDSLEAESGKRCYKINFNGGDLYYYPKGERTFNYEGSVSQFRDYLQSFLLEHQIDTIVCFGDERIYHQIARELVLGQAEWRKDDTEQSSPLTFWAFEEGYLRPHYITFEKWGVNYNSRINRNTESYRQFTALTEVDDLEKDLNKGVKPVAAGFWRRAKIAIRYYKAMRDQRTQFPHYKHHRETRLHVYAYAWVLAGIRHLRYRFRDQKIAKKMMDGSYGDFFLFPLQVHNDSQILQHGRGRRVPEYIRQVIASFGRYAKPEDRLVIKHHPMDRGFNHYGRLIERLARRYQVEDRVDYLFEIPMPVLLRATKGVVVVNSTSGLSALIHNLPVKVIGDAHYDNPYLTNQCSLSDFWQQYRAPNPRYVKRYLYSLKFKSQLNGSFYYEEELMLPEAKFSDSASKF, encoded by the coding sequence ATGGTATCAGAAAAGGATCAGCAAGAGCAGCATTGGGAGCTTCTCCATTATTGGGAGGAGTTCTTAGAGAGTAGTGAGCGGATTCTCTTTCTACAAGGTCCCATTGGCCCCTATTTTTGGCATCTTAAAGATTCCCTTGAAGCAGAATCGGGAAAGCGCTGTTATAAGATCAATTTTAATGGCGGAGATCTCTACTACTATCCGAAAGGGGAGCGTACCTTCAATTATGAGGGCTCTGTCTCTCAATTTCGTGACTATCTGCAAAGCTTTCTCCTTGAGCATCAGATCGATACCATTGTCTGCTTTGGCGATGAGCGTATCTACCATCAGATCGCTCGGGAGCTAGTTCTCGGGCAGGCGGAGTGGCGCAAGGATGATACAGAGCAATCATCACCACTCACCTTCTGGGCATTTGAAGAGGGGTATCTGCGTCCGCACTATATTACTTTTGAGAAGTGGGGCGTTAACTATAATAGTCGCATCAATCGTAATACCGAAAGCTACCGGCAATTTACCGCCTTAACAGAGGTGGATGATCTTGAAAAGGATCTCAATAAAGGGGTTAAACCGGTGGCGGCCGGTTTTTGGCGTCGGGCGAAGATCGCTATTCGTTACTATAAGGCGATGCGCGATCAGCGTACACAATTTCCTCACTATAAGCATCATCGAGAGACACGGCTTCATGTCTACGCTTATGCTTGGGTGTTAGCGGGGATTCGTCATTTGCGTTACCGCTTTCGAGATCAAAAAATTGCTAAAAAGATGATGGATGGGAGCTATGGCGATTTCTTCCTCTTTCCGCTACAAGTGCATAATGATAGCCAGATTCTGCAACATGGGCGTGGCAGACGTGTTCCGGAATATATCCGCCAAGTGATCGCCTCTTTTGGCCGTTATGCCAAGCCAGAAGATCGCTTAGTGATTAAACATCATCCGATGGATCGGGGCTTTAACCATTATGGGAGATTAATAGAGCGCTTAGCACGCCGTTATCAGGTGGAAGATCGGGTCGATTATCTCTTTGAAATCCCCATGCCGGTACTACTTCGGGCCACAAAAGGGGTTGTGGTGGTCAATAGTACCAGTGGACTCTCGGCGCTGATTCATAATCTACCTGTTAAGGTGATTGGTGATGCTCATTATGATAATCCTTATCTCACTAATCAATGCTCTTTAAGTGATTTTTGGCAACAATATCGGGCACCTAATCCACGATATGTGAAGCGTTATCTCTACTCATTAAAGTTTAAGAGTCAGCTCAATGGTAGCTTCTATTATGAGGAGGAGCTGATGCTCCCGGAGGCAAAATTTTCCGACAGCGCTTCGAAATTTTGA
- a CDS encoding fimbrial protein, translated as MKKLSLALVATLSLSTTAFAQDLPKATAGSDGQIKFTGTVTEKGCTIVAGNSATIDLGSIAKGTLQKQKFGAWGTGEIKFVDCNLDVDDKDKLKAVTITIQPGKEATFGTNLWANNGNAQGVGIEVEVGGSKGLAQIPPTGTPDPIEANIDAVNGTATYSIRGRMAGDTTVTAGSVETTISFVASYK; from the coding sequence ATGAAAAAATTATCGTTAGCATTAGTTGCAACGCTCTCTCTCTCCACTACAGCATTTGCTCAAGATCTTCCGAAAGCAACAGCGGGTTCAGATGGACAAATTAAATTCACAGGTACAGTGACGGAAAAAGGTTGTACGATTGTTGCAGGGAATTCCGCAACAATTGATTTAGGCTCGATTGCGAAAGGAACTCTACAAAAACAGAAGTTTGGTGCTTGGGGTACGGGTGAAATTAAATTTGTAGATTGTAATTTAGATGTTGATGATAAAGATAAATTAAAAGCGGTCACAATTACTATTCAACCAGGTAAAGAAGCTACTTTTGGTACTAATCTTTGGGCAAATAATGGTAATGCACAAGGTGTAGGCATCGAAGTTGAAGTCGGTGGAAGCAAAGGTCTTGCACAAATTCCGCCAACAGGAACGCCTGATCCGATCGAAGCAAACATTGATGCTGTAAACGGAACCGCAACTTATAGTATTCGTGGTCGTATGGCGGGTGACACTACTGTAACAGCTGGTTCTGTTGAAACAACAATCTCTTTTGTTGCTAGCTATAAATAA
- a CDS encoding fimbria/pilus outer membrane usher protein, with the protein MKKAIKKGKYLILIGALLSPFSYGFEFNNKVLESLGFENVDLSAFSGSNDQFTGKYLADIEINEQNIFYNHPVYLYSNNNESHICFTDELLTSLPISKTLRSGAKKSIINTTDAGNCYGLTEYDAAIDAQFDDSEQKIKIRMPHAYLVDFDPYWIPPNQRDHGISGLFLDYNLLKTFNRYKNQGQSSTLNNFSSYGIIGANIGRFRFRTNYQYNPNNVRKKFERTQTYAFTDIGSLNAHLYAGELYSRSNLFSSVRFKGASLYTEESMMPNYLQGYAPQITGTATSNAVVTVRQYGNIIKQVQVPPGPFAIANLPSYLNGTVDVTVEESDGSINEFQVDIAHVPYLTRKGALRYNINAGKLAPQHINEKIDVKFTSVDGSYGLTDMISLIGGVVYTTNNEYLAYSAGLGLNLGVVGALSFDMTKSENRANPGKRLTGQSYRFNYAKRFGQNTSLNIAGYRFSSRDYTTLNNYVDMKTNEFDRLYLEKNRFSLSVSQYIPQWNINISATASKSTYWNQESNSYYNVSIYKTIESGSFRNTSVSLNLSHNKSSYGNKDDLVGLYLSIPLEDRTSRLSYNARYERGRKNVSQQATFYSEGMGGNYSLGASMNHQRDLSGSIDYALSASYNTNLSFGNFNGSASYSSDQQSVTAGFSGSLTLTQHGVATHPYVYDEGSRLIVDAGVSGVKIQGSSSESNLFGLVGISNLPNYYQSTYLIDNDNLPENVEIQDNVMEVAPTKGAIAYRSANAVSGQKALVTITLPDGSHPPFGAIVYRENGLDIEVGMVADQGRTYLTGLNKKAAFIVKWGDDQSCRLPIQSTDTEEFTTIICH; encoded by the coding sequence ATGAAAAAAGCTATAAAAAAAGGGAAATATCTAATTCTTATAGGTGCCCTCCTTTCCCCTTTTAGCTATGGGTTTGAATTTAATAACAAGGTTTTAGAGTCTTTAGGGTTTGAAAATGTCGACCTTTCTGCCTTTTCTGGCAGTAACGATCAATTTACGGGAAAATACCTTGCCGATATTGAGATCAATGAGCAAAATATCTTCTATAATCATCCGGTCTATCTCTACAGTAATAATAATGAAAGTCATATCTGTTTTACCGATGAGTTATTGACCTCACTACCTATTAGCAAAACGCTCCGTTCAGGTGCTAAAAAATCGATCATCAACACGACTGATGCCGGTAACTGTTACGGCTTAACAGAATATGATGCCGCTATCGATGCACAGTTTGATGATAGTGAACAAAAGATCAAAATTCGTATGCCCCATGCTTATTTGGTGGACTTCGACCCTTATTGGATTCCACCTAATCAGCGTGATCATGGAATTAGCGGTCTCTTTTTAGATTATAATCTGCTTAAAACCTTCAATCGTTATAAGAATCAAGGCCAATCTTCTACCCTTAACAACTTCTCAAGCTATGGCATCATTGGTGCCAATATTGGACGATTCCGCTTTCGTACCAATTATCAATATAACCCTAACAATGTGAGGAAAAAATTTGAGCGCACCCAAACTTATGCCTTTACCGATATTGGGAGCTTAAACGCCCATCTCTATGCAGGGGAGCTCTATTCCCGTTCAAATCTCTTTAGCTCTGTTCGCTTTAAAGGGGCTTCGCTCTATACCGAAGAGAGCATGATGCCTAACTATTTACAAGGCTATGCGCCCCAAATCACTGGTACCGCAACGTCTAATGCGGTTGTCACGGTCAGACAATATGGCAATATCATCAAGCAGGTTCAAGTACCGCCTGGACCTTTTGCCATTGCCAATCTCCCCTCCTATTTAAATGGCACGGTAGATGTTACGGTTGAAGAGAGTGATGGATCGATCAATGAGTTCCAAGTGGATATTGCCCATGTTCCCTATCTAACCCGAAAAGGGGCACTTCGTTACAATATAAATGCGGGAAAATTAGCACCACAACATATTAATGAAAAGATCGATGTTAAATTTACCTCAGTCGATGGATCTTATGGTTTAACCGATATGATCTCCTTAATTGGTGGCGTAGTCTACACGACCAATAATGAGTATTTAGCCTATAGTGCCGGGCTCGGGCTCAATTTAGGGGTTGTTGGTGCCCTCTCATTTGATATGACAAAATCGGAGAATAGAGCCAATCCAGGAAAACGCCTGACAGGCCAAAGCTATCGCTTCAATTATGCAAAGCGTTTTGGGCAAAACACCTCGCTCAATATCGCAGGTTACCGCTTCTCAAGCCGAGATTACACAACACTCAATAACTATGTTGATATGAAAACTAATGAGTTTGATCGCCTCTATTTAGAAAAAAATCGGTTTTCCCTCAGTGTTTCCCAATATATTCCTCAATGGAATATCAATATTTCAGCAACCGCTTCAAAATCGACCTATTGGAATCAAGAAAGTAACTCCTACTATAACGTCTCTATCTATAAGACTATCGAGAGTGGTTCTTTCCGTAATACTTCGGTATCGCTCAATCTCTCTCACAATAAAAGTAGCTATGGTAACAAAGATGATTTAGTGGGGCTCTATCTCTCCATTCCATTAGAAGATCGAACATCGCGTCTCTCTTATAACGCACGTTATGAACGAGGGCGAAAAAATGTCTCCCAACAAGCCACTTTTTATAGTGAAGGAATGGGCGGAAACTACTCTTTAGGCGCTTCAATGAATCATCAGCGTGATCTCAGTGGATCGATCGACTACGCATTGAGTGCTTCTTACAATACTAACTTAAGCTTTGGTAACTTTAATGGCTCGGCGAGCTACTCATCTGATCAGCAGAGTGTTACTGCGGGCTTTAGTGGTTCACTCACCTTAACGCAACACGGGGTAGCAACTCATCCTTATGTCTATGATGAAGGATCACGCCTTATTGTCGATGCGGGGGTTTCGGGTGTCAAAATACAAGGTTCAAGTAGCGAATCTAATCTTTTTGGTCTAGTGGGAATCAGTAATCTTCCTAACTACTATCAGTCAACCTACCTGATCGATAATGATAATCTCCCTGAGAATGTAGAGATTCAAGATAACGTGATGGAAGTAGCCCCAACGAAAGGCGCGATCGCCTATCGATCTGCTAATGCAGTCAGTGGTCAGAAGGCGTTAGTTACCATTACGCTACCCGATGGATCACATCCTCCCTTTGGCGCCATCGTTTATCGAGAAAACGGTCTTGATATTGAAGTGGGAATGGTCGCCGATCAAGGTCGAACTTATCTAACCGGCCTTAATAAAAAGGCTGCATTTATTGTGAAATGGGGTGATGATCAATCTTGTCGCCTCCCCATTCAATCTACCGATACTGAAGAATTCACCACAATTATTTGTCACTAG
- a CDS encoding ABC transporter permease has translation MNSKIKHIFKDRLIVALVIVPFIIAVLYLTFLAANRYVSSAQVVVRQQESGQQAGLPGLAMLMGAVDPVSREDTLYLKEYIVSHDMLKILDEKLNWSEHYAGRWYDPLYDISIDAPLEDKVKFYQRMVTTHYDETTGLLRIEVEAFSPDYAKEILKEIMVQSEIFVNNITRSMADEQLAFAQRELNAATDRYENKQAELVAFQNQYNIFNAEVTAESLNQIVANLESAIVTEKARLNALKSRLSANAPQIKAQENKINALIKQLEAEQRKITTSEITEDDLLNTIAFEYRRLQVDLLVAEEFYKTSLAVVENAKLETIKNIRSLIAVVKPNLPEEAAYPRRLYNLITILIVLLLLYGVTRFVMASINDHRE, from the coding sequence ATGAATAGTAAGATCAAACATATTTTTAAAGACAGACTGATTGTTGCGTTGGTGATTGTGCCATTTATCATTGCCGTGCTCTATTTAACCTTTCTTGCGGCAAATCGTTACGTCAGCTCCGCGCAGGTAGTGGTCAGGCAGCAAGAGAGCGGACAACAAGCGGGGCTCCCAGGGTTGGCGATGTTAATGGGGGCGGTCGACCCTGTTTCGCGCGAGGATACCCTCTATCTTAAAGAGTATATTGTCTCTCACGATATGCTCAAAATTTTAGATGAGAAGCTCAACTGGAGTGAGCATTATGCCGGCAGATGGTATGATCCGCTCTACGATATCTCTATCGATGCGCCATTAGAAGATAAGGTGAAGTTCTATCAAAGAATGGTCACCACCCACTATGATGAGACAACGGGGCTTCTCCGAATCGAGGTGGAAGCCTTCTCCCCTGATTATGCCAAAGAGATCTTAAAAGAGATCATGGTGCAAAGTGAGATCTTTGTAAATAATATAACGCGTTCCATGGCCGATGAGCAGCTCGCCTTTGCTCAAAGAGAGCTCAATGCCGCAACCGATCGCTATGAGAATAAGCAGGCAGAATTGGTCGCCTTTCAGAATCAATACAATATCTTCAATGCAGAAGTGACGGCAGAATCGCTCAACCAGATTGTCGCTAATTTAGAATCTGCGATCGTTACGGAAAAGGCGCGTCTTAATGCTTTAAAGTCCCGTCTTTCTGCCAATGCGCCCCAGATTAAAGCGCAAGAGAATAAGATCAATGCATTAATCAAGCAGCTCGAAGCGGAACAGCGTAAAATTACCACCAGTGAGATTACAGAAGATGATCTTCTCAACACCATCGCCTTTGAGTATCGCCGATTACAGGTGGATCTCTTAGTAGCGGAAGAGTTTTATAAAACGAGCTTAGCGGTGGTGGAGAATGCCAAGCTTGAGACGATTAAAAATATCCGCAGCCTGATTGCTGTTGTTAAACCCAATTTACCCGAAGAGGCGGCCTATCCACGCCGGCTCTATAACTTAATTACCATTTTAATCGTCCTATTATTACTCTACGGGGTGACCCGCTTTGTGATGGCATCGATCAATGATCATCGTGAATAG
- a CDS encoding molecular chaperone, with product MKKLLIAVATLSLSLLNTSYAQLTLDRTRIIFDRAQSNSQSIVVSNTNKKEPYLAQSWIEDAQGNKIESPLVALPILQRINPGQEKQVKVSLAGQNNLPTDRESMLFFNVLGVPPKTGAENQVNIVIQSKVKLFYRPKGLKQYKENGWLKELQISKSGNSYTLQNPTEYHMVILGFSHGPKGKVIEKDIILKPFESNVVNLSLGNTPTVYFINDFGGTELQSYQCENSCQLIIN from the coding sequence ATGAAAAAACTACTCATTGCGGTCGCAACACTTAGCTTATCACTCCTCAACACCTCCTATGCGCAGCTCACGCTCGATAGAACTCGGATCATCTTTGACCGTGCTCAATCAAACTCACAATCGATTGTGGTCTCAAATACCAATAAAAAAGAGCCCTACTTAGCGCAATCTTGGATCGAAGATGCGCAAGGCAATAAGATCGAATCACCATTGGTGGCGCTACCTATTTTGCAGAGAATCAATCCCGGGCAAGAAAAGCAGGTAAAGGTCTCTCTAGCGGGACAAAATAACCTTCCGACTGATCGTGAATCGATGCTCTTTTTTAATGTGTTGGGCGTTCCGCCAAAAACAGGCGCAGAGAATCAGGTCAATATTGTGATTCAATCGAAGGTAAAGCTCTTCTATCGTCCAAAAGGCTTGAAACAGTATAAAGAGAATGGTTGGCTAAAAGAATTACAAATCTCGAAGTCGGGTAATAGCTATACACTCCAAAATCCCACAGAATATCATATGGTCATTTTAGGCTTTAGTCATGGTCCAAAAGGAAAGGTGATTGAAAAAGATATTATCTTAAAACCTTTTGAAAGTAACGTCGTTAATCTCTCTTTAGGAAATACGCCAACCGTCTACTTCATTAATGACTTTGGGGGAACGGAATTACAGAGTTATCAATGTGAAAACAGTTGTCAACTTATTATCAACTAA
- the dnaE gene encoding DNA polymerase III subunit alpha → MTFTHFNLHTEFSMVDGLIRIKPLFAKLKEMGIRAAALTDLGNEFAAIKFYETALKSGIKPIFGADCLVIDEENSVGRITLIAQDYQGYLNLAELLSYGYRYHQVRGVPYITHEKLEEYQAGLIVIMAKESHFGQKLLNQGEAAAEKFLQSTYASFLEDRLYIGIKRLDQQDDERFIQEVTPFAERLNLPLIAINDVRFMREDEYEAHEVRVAIQSGYSMLDPNRPRNYSPKQYLRSIEEMEALFSDYPDAIENSIELVKRCNVTLTLHKPQLPAFPIPDGMTIEEYFKAESYRGLEERIGKQSEANQHYWERLDIELNVINNMGFPGYFLIVADFIQWAKDHQIPVGPGRGSGAGSLVAWALKITDLDPLPYDLLFERFLNPERVSMPDFDIDFCMEGRDRVIEYVANRYGREAVSQIATHGTMAAKAVIRDVGRALGHPYGFVDRIAKLIPMDLGITLEKAMMQEPELHDLYHQDEEVKILIDFAKQLEGLAKSVGRHAGGVVIAPTKLTDFSPLYCEEGSTALVTQYDKDDIEAAGLVKFDFLGLRTLTIIDWAIKNIEYNRGETIDLHNLPLDDKPTFDLLKACQTTSVFQLESRGMKDLLRRLQPDNFEDIVALVALFRPGPLESGMVEDFINRKHGREEVIYPFPELEPVLKPTYGVIVYQEQVMQISQIIGNYSLGGADLLRRAMGKKLPEEMEKQRALFMQGAETLGFDSEKAGRLFDLMEKFAGYGFNKSHSAAYALLSYQTAYLKEHYPPEFMAAVLSADLDHTDKIIIIIEEVLAMKIPLIRPSINHSYHQFTVNKEGAIIYGLGALKGYGKAAALQLIEEREENGPYRDLFDFCRRVDLSKTSKRAIDILIRAGALDCLNPEIDSIAERAAYRAELLATMEEAIRLADQNRKNENSGQGDIFGLFSDEPSDEPQYQLHKAMPLTEKELLHAEKSVLGFFFSGHPIDQYRAEIKEVANTTLSALQAMPEPQYHSRNEDNVIVAGLVTAFYTRISKAGNKMFFVVLDDGHARAEFRLFEEPIETLNEAGEEITPDSILFIRGSHSWDSFNNCMTLRVSELRTLRQVRETHGHFILIENRRPLSLATVQEIFQKLMPYRHDEKGLQLIFKYHNPRSAGVLQMQQEKVIADDELLVSLKQHYHDEIDLSVGYRKH, encoded by the coding sequence ATGACCTTTACCCACTTTAATCTTCATACTGAATTCTCGATGGTTGATGGCTTAATCCGCATTAAGCCACTCTTTGCAAAGCTCAAAGAGATGGGGATACGTGCTGCGGCACTGACCGACCTTGGGAATGAGTTTGCTGCCATTAAGTTTTATGAAACAGCGCTCAAATCGGGCATTAAACCGATCTTTGGGGCCGATTGCTTAGTGATCGATGAAGAGAATAGTGTCGGCCGTATCACGCTGATTGCACAAGATTATCAGGGCTATCTCAACTTAGCAGAGCTCTTAAGTTATGGTTACCGCTACCATCAGGTTCGCGGTGTTCCTTATATTACCCATGAGAAGTTAGAAGAGTATCAAGCCGGATTAATTGTCATTATGGCGAAAGAGAGCCATTTTGGGCAGAAGCTTCTCAATCAAGGGGAAGCAGCGGCAGAAAAATTTTTACAATCGACCTACGCCTCCTTTTTAGAGGATCGACTCTATATCGGCATTAAGCGCCTCGATCAACAAGATGATGAGCGCTTTATTCAAGAGGTAACCCCCTTTGCAGAACGGCTAAACCTCCCGCTAATTGCCATCAATGATGTACGCTTTATGCGGGAAGATGAGTATGAAGCTCATGAGGTGCGCGTTGCGATTCAATCGGGCTATTCGATGCTCGACCCTAACCGCCCGCGAAACTACTCCCCCAAGCAGTATCTTCGTTCGATTGAGGAGATGGAGGCGCTCTTCTCCGACTATCCCGATGCCATTGAGAATAGTATCGAGCTCGTTAAACGTTGTAACGTCACCTTAACGCTTCACAAACCGCAATTGCCGGCATTCCCTATCCCTGATGGGATGACGATTGAGGAGTACTTCAAAGCGGAATCGTATCGTGGCTTAGAGGAGCGGATCGGCAAGCAGAGTGAAGCAAATCAGCACTATTGGGAACGGCTCGATATTGAGCTGAATGTCATTAACAATATGGGCTTTCCCGGCTACTTCCTCATCGTTGCCGACTTTATCCAATGGGCGAAGGATCATCAGATTCCGGTGGGCCCCGGGCGCGGATCGGGTGCCGGCTCCCTTGTGGCTTGGGCGTTGAAGATTACCGATCTTGATCCCCTTCCCTATGACCTTCTCTTTGAACGTTTCTTAAACCCCGAGCGGGTTTCGATGCCGGACTTCGATATCGATTTCTGTATGGAAGGGCGCGACCGCGTGATTGAGTATGTGGCCAATCGTTATGGCCGAGAGGCGGTATCGCAGATCGCCACCCATGGCACAATGGCGGCAAAGGCGGTAATTCGTGATGTGGGGCGTGCGCTGGGGCATCCTTATGGCTTTGTCGATCGCATTGCAAAATTGATCCCGATGGATCTGGGCATTACGCTCGAAAAGGCGATGATGCAGGAGCCGGAGCTTCATGATCTTTATCACCAAGATGAAGAGGTGAAGATTCTGATCGACTTTGCTAAGCAACTTGAAGGATTAGCAAAATCGGTGGGGCGTCATGCCGGCGGTGTTGTGATTGCACCGACAAAATTGACCGACTTCTCCCCCCTCTATTGTGAGGAGGGCTCTACGGCACTTGTCACCCAATATGATAAGGATGATATTGAAGCCGCGGGCTTAGTCAAATTTGACTTCTTAGGCCTTCGTACCTTAACCATTATCGATTGGGCGATTAAAAATATTGAGTATAATCGCGGTGAGACGATCGATCTTCACAACTTACCGCTCGATGATAAACCCACCTTTGATCTCTTAAAAGCGTGCCAAACTACCTCGGTCTTCCAGCTCGAATCTCGTGGGATGAAGGATCTTCTCCGCAGATTACAGCCCGACAACTTTGAAGATATTGTCGCACTTGTTGCGCTCTTTCGCCCCGGACCCCTTGAGTCGGGAATGGTGGAAGACTTTATCAATCGTAAACATGGGCGCGAAGAGGTGATCTACCCCTTCCCTGAACTTGAGCCGGTCTTAAAACCGACCTACGGCGTTATTGTCTACCAAGAACAGGTGATGCAGATCTCCCAAATTATCGGGAACTATAGCTTAGGGGGAGCGGACTTACTGCGCCGAGCAATGGGGAAAAAGCTCCCCGAAGAGATGGAGAAGCAACGCGCGCTCTTTATGCAAGGGGCGGAAACGCTCGGCTTTGATAGTGAAAAGGCAGGACGCCTCTTCGACTTGATGGAGAAGTTCGCAGGTTACGGATTTAACAAATCGCACTCCGCTGCTTATGCCCTTCTCTCCTATCAGACTGCTTATCTCAAAGAGCATTATCCTCCTGAATTTATGGCAGCGGTGCTCTCTGCCGACCTCGATCATACCGATAAGATCATTATCATTATCGAAGAGGTCTTGGCGATGAAGATTCCACTCATCCGCCCGAGCATCAATCACTCCTACCATCAATTTACCGTCAATAAAGAGGGGGCAATTATCTATGGCCTCGGCGCATTGAAGGGGTATGGAAAAGCGGCGGCACTGCAACTGATTGAAGAGCGGGAGGAAAATGGCCCTTATCGCGATCTTTTCGATTTTTGTCGCCGGGTCGATCTCTCTAAAACCTCCAAACGTGCCATCGATATCTTAATCCGTGCCGGCGCCCTCGATTGCCTCAATCCTGAGATTGACTCGATCGCCGAACGTGCCGCTTACCGAGCAGAGCTGCTCGCAACGATGGAAGAAGCGATTCGTCTTGCCGATCAAAATCGGAAGAATGAAAATAGCGGTCAAGGTGATATCTTTGGCCTCTTTAGCGATGAGCCGAGCGATGAACCCCAATATCAACTGCATAAGGCGATGCCACTGACGGAAAAAGAGCTCCTCCATGCGGAAAAATCGGTCTTAGGTTTCTTCTTTAGTGGCCATCCGATCGATCAATATCGTGCGGAGATTAAAGAGGTGGCGAATACGACTCTCTCTGCATTACAAGCGATGCCGGAGCCACAATATCATTCACGCAATGAGGATAATGTGATCGTTGCCGGCTTAGTGACTGCCTTCTATACCCGCATCAGCAAGGCGGGCAATAAGATGTTCTTTGTGGTGCTCGATGATGGGCATGCTCGCGCAGAGTTTAGACTCTTTGAAGAGCCGATCGAAACGCTCAATGAAGCGGGAGAAGAGATCACGCCCGATAGCATCCTCTTTATCCGCGGCAGCCATAGCTGGGATTCCTTCAATAACTGCATGACTCTGCGCGTCAGTGAATTACGCACATTAAGACAGGTGCGAGAAACCCATGGGCACTTTATTCTTATTGAGAATCGCCGCCCATTATCACTTGCCACCGTTCAGGAGATCTTCCAGAAATTGATGCCCTATCGACATGATGAGAAGGGCTTACAGCTGATCTTTAAGTATCACAATCCGCGTAGCGCCGGCGTTCTTCAGATGCAGCAGGAGAAAGTAATTGCCGATGATGAGTTGCTTGTGAGCTTAAAACAGCACTATCATGATGAGATCGATCTCTCTGTGGGCTATCGTAAACATTGA
- a CDS encoding AEC family transporter translates to MEQILQSAAVVVPIIFVLAFGFGAQKAHLFGTDVNPIPIINNLVLKIALPPMLFVGTIMVTRAQLLEEIILFGALLVALLIAYFVGFLVAKILFRRNSVESSIAGLAVSFSAGPFYGPALLGSLYGVESGVAISIISLVINVVIVPLATIIIKLSLAKMADQHDSLAKLIGHSLFEAIFKTPFVWAPLLAFTLVFLDIKMPEVVDHSLTLIGKATAGVAVFVAGMTIAANRFKLSFEVLLIALLKNVGLPALFIAIALLFGIQKGALIYDEGLLLAALPSGPMIVLLATKYQQYQQQASSILAVSTVGMLITVTALIAFLHG, encoded by the coding sequence ATGGAGCAGATATTACAATCCGCCGCAGTTGTTGTCCCGATTATCTTTGTTCTCGCCTTCGGCTTTGGCGCACAGAAAGCGCATCTCTTCGGCACCGACGTTAATCCGATTCCGATCATCAACAATTTAGTCCTCAAAATCGCCCTTCCGCCGATGCTCTTTGTAGGAACAATTATGGTCACAAGAGCACAACTCTTGGAGGAGATCATCCTCTTTGGCGCGCTTTTAGTAGCACTACTGATTGCCTACTTTGTCGGCTTTTTAGTGGCAAAGATTCTCTTTCGGCGCAATAGTGTAGAATCCTCCATTGCCGGTTTAGCGGTGAGCTTCTCTGCCGGACCTTTCTATGGCCCTGCCCTTTTAGGAAGTCTCTACGGCGTTGAAAGTGGTGTTGCGATTAGTATTATCTCCCTTGTGATCAATGTGGTGATTGTCCCCTTAGCGACCATTATCATTAAATTGAGTCTCGCAAAAATGGCAGATCAGCATGACTCTCTTGCGAAACTTATTGGTCACTCCCTCTTTGAGGCGATCTTTAAAACACCCTTTGTCTGGGCGCCACTCTTAGCCTTTACCCTCGTCTTTTTAGATATCAAAATGCCGGAGGTGGTGGATCACTCGCTAACGCTTATCGGTAAAGCTACTGCCGGTGTTGCCGTCTTTGTTGCCGGGATGACCATTGCCGCTAATCGCTTTAAACTCAGCTTTGAAGTGCTTTTAATCGCCCTCTTAAAAAATGTGGGATTGCCGGCACTCTTTATCGCCATCGCGCTCCTCTTCGGGATTCAAAAAGGGGCATTAATCTATGATGAGGGCTTACTCCTCGCCGCGCTTCCATCGGGGCCGATGATTGTCCTCCTTGCGACAAAGTATCAGCAATATCAGCAGCAAGCCTCTTCTATATTGGCAGTCTCCACCGTGGGGATGCTCATTACTGTTACAGCGCTTATTGCATTTTTGCATGGATAG